Proteins encoded together in one Deinococcus aestuarii window:
- a CDS encoding excalibur calcium-binding domain-containing protein yields MKTYPASVLGDIDVYKSIHHGANNGDHLAWLNVVIGVGPDTYGHPTQEALSLYRRVGATVYRTDRQGTVPVTVQPGGKFAITSEKGAPVPANQGAAPRSTPASPASPVYRSCAQARAAGVTPLRRGQPGYSTALDRDGDGVACE; encoded by the coding sequence TTGAAGACGTATCCGGCCTCGGTCCTGGGGGACATCGACGTGTACAAATCCATCCATCACGGCGCCAACAACGGCGACCACCTCGCCTGGCTGAACGTGGTGATCGGGGTGGGGCCGGACACCTACGGCCACCCGACCCAGGAGGCGCTCTCGCTCTACCGGCGGGTGGGGGCGACGGTGTACCGCACCGACCGGCAGGGCACGGTGCCGGTGACCGTGCAGCCGGGCGGAAAGTTTGCGATCACCAGTGAAAAGGGGGCGCCGGTTCCCGCCAACCAGGGGGCAGCACCTCGCTCCACCCCAGCATCGCCCGCTTCCCCGGTGTACCGGAGCTGTGCGCAGGCGCGGGCGGCGGGCGTGACGCCGCTGCGGCGGGGACAGCCAGGGTACAGCACCGCGTTGGACCGGGACGGGGATGGGGTCGCGTGCGAGTAG
- a CDS encoding carboxymuconolactone decarboxylase family protein: protein MSERMKNPALRVPGAMPALLDPGRAAQGGLPAQLRDLINLRASQINRCSACVISHCRDLKQAGETDDRLFAVGAWRDTPYFTDAERAALALTEAASRQTSSGTG from the coding sequence ATGTCCGAGCGCATGAAGAACCCCGCCCTCCGTGTCCCCGGGGCCATGCCCGCACTGCTCGATCCCGGCCGGGCAGCCCAGGGGGGTCTTCCCGCTCAGCTCCGTGACCTGATCAACCTGCGGGCCAGCCAGATCAACAGGTGCAGCGCGTGCGTGATCAGCCATTGCCGCGACCTGAAGCAGGCGGGAGAGACCGACGACCGCCTCTTCGCGGTGGGGGCCTGGCGGGACACGCCGTACTTCACGGACGCCGAGCGGGCCGCGCTCGCCCTGACCGAGGCCGCCTCCCGCCAGACCTCGTCGGGCACCGGGTGA